One genomic segment of Pseudomonas fortuita includes these proteins:
- a CDS encoding response regulator transcription factor encodes MPRVLTIEDDAVTGQEIVAELTSHGLEVEWADNGREGLAKAIAGGYDLITLDRMLPEVDGLTIVTTLRSLKIATPILMISALSDVDERVRGLRAGGDDYLTKPFASDEMAARVEVLLRRNSVPMTQTRLQVADLQLDLISHEARRGDNTLNLLPTEYKLLEYLMRHSGQVITRMMIFEEVWGYHFDPGTNLIDVHIGRLRKKIDAPGQSPLIRTVRGSGYAIAEPV; translated from the coding sequence ATGCCTCGCGTACTGACCATCGAAGACGACGCCGTCACCGGCCAGGAAATCGTCGCCGAACTTACCAGCCACGGCCTGGAGGTGGAGTGGGCCGACAATGGCCGTGAAGGCCTGGCCAAAGCCATTGCCGGGGGCTACGACCTGATCACCCTGGACCGCATGCTCCCCGAGGTCGATGGCCTGACCATCGTCACCACCCTGCGCAGCCTCAAGATCGCCACGCCGATCCTGATGATCAGCGCCCTGTCGGACGTCGACGAACGCGTACGCGGCCTGCGTGCAGGCGGTGACGACTACCTGACCAAACCGTTTGCCTCCGACGAGATGGCCGCACGTGTCGAGGTATTGCTGCGCCGTAACAGCGTGCCCATGACCCAGACCCGCCTGCAGGTTGCGGACCTGCAACTGGACCTGATCAGCCACGAGGCGCGCCGCGGCGACAATACGCTCAACCTGCTGCCCACCGAATACAAACTGCTGGAATACCTGATGCGCCACAGCGGCCAGGTGATCACGCGGATGATGATTTTCGAAGAAGTCTGGGGCTACCACTTCGATCCCGGCACCAACCTGATCGACGTGCACATCGGCCGCCTGCGCAAGAAAATCGACGCCCCCGGCCAGTCGCCGCTGATCCGTACGGTACGGGGCTCCGGCTATGCCATTGCTGAACCCGTCTAA
- the glaH gene encoding glutarate dioxygenase GlaH — MNAFTQIDELVMPLPLEPRGYTIAPSKQSPRLLELTFARETVEAFVEAVAQWPVQALEYKSFLRFRLGEILDELCQGTLRPVLLNTILDRATGGMLITPVGLDDVSQAEDMVKFTTACAHLIGRSNYDAMSGQFYARFVVVNSDNSDSYLRQPHRVMELHNDGTFVNQITDYVLMLKIDEKNMEGGNSLLLHLDDWEQCEEFFRHPMARREMRWTAPPSKKVAEDVFHSVFDTDGEGRPTMRYIDQFVQPENYEEGIWLNALSDSLEGSAKKVSVPVAVGSFLLINNLFWLHGRDRFTPHEGLRRELMRQRGYVAFPKPLYQRGQ; from the coding sequence ATGAACGCTTTTACGCAGATCGACGAACTTGTGATGCCACTGCCGCTCGAGCCCCGTGGTTACACGATTGCCCCTTCGAAACAGTCGCCGCGCCTGCTTGAACTGACTTTCGCCCGGGAAACTGTCGAAGCGTTCGTCGAGGCCGTTGCCCAGTGGCCGGTTCAGGCGCTGGAGTACAAGTCGTTCCTGCGCTTCCGGCTGGGTGAAATCCTTGACGAGCTGTGCCAGGGCACCCTGCGCCCGGTGCTGCTCAACACCATCCTTGATCGCGCCACCGGCGGCATGCTGATTACCCCGGTGGGCCTGGATGACGTGAGCCAGGCCGAGGACATGGTCAAGTTCACCACCGCTTGCGCACACCTGATCGGCCGCTCCAACTACGACGCCATGAGCGGCCAGTTCTATGCCCGCTTTGTGGTAGTCAACTCCGACAACTCCGACAGCTACCTGCGCCAGCCGCATCGGGTCATGGAACTGCACAACGACGGCACCTTCGTGAACCAGATCACCGATTACGTGCTGATGCTGAAGATCGACGAAAAGAACATGGAAGGCGGTAACTCCCTGCTGCTGCACCTGGACGACTGGGAGCAATGCGAGGAATTCTTCCGCCACCCGATGGCCCGCCGCGAAATGCGCTGGACCGCGCCGCCGAGCAAGAAGGTCGCCGAAGATGTGTTCCACTCGGTATTCGACACCGACGGCGAAGGCCGCCCGACCATGCGCTACATTGACCAGTTCGTGCAGCCGGAAAACTATGAAGAAGGCATCTGGCTGAACGCCCTGTCCGATTCGCTGGAAGGCAGCGCGAAGAAGGTTTCGGTGCCGGTGGCGGTGGGTAGCTTCCTGCTGATCAACAACCTGTTCTGGCTGCATGGCCGCGACCGCTTCACCCCACACGAAGGCCTGCGCCGTGAACTGATGCGCCAGCGGGGTTACGTCGCGTTCCCCAAACCGCTGTACCAGCGCGGGCAATAA
- a CDS encoding PA4780 family RIO1-like protein kinase, which yields MKTPKRIEPLIEDGLVDEVLRPLMSGKEAAVYVVRCGNQVRCAKVYKEANKRSFRQAAEYQEGRKVRNSRQARAMAKGSKFGRKEAEDAWQNAEVAALFRLAGAGVRVPKPYDFQDGVLLMELVTDADGDAAPRLNDVHLDAEEARTFHAFVIRQIVLMLCAGLVHGDLSEFNVLLGPDGPVIIDLPQAVDAAANNHAFSMLQRDVDNMAHYFGRFAPELKSTRYAQEMWALFEAGDLLPDSPLTGVFEDDEHEADVTGVMREIDAARLDDARRRAARDEAEHGVVKAEEPTPPWLQ from the coding sequence ATGAAGACACCCAAAAGAATCGAACCCCTGATCGAAGACGGCCTGGTCGACGAAGTACTGCGGCCGCTGATGAGTGGCAAGGAGGCCGCCGTGTACGTGGTGCGCTGCGGCAACCAGGTGCGCTGCGCCAAGGTCTATAAAGAAGCCAACAAGCGCAGCTTCCGCCAGGCCGCCGAATACCAGGAAGGCCGCAAGGTGCGTAATAGCCGCCAGGCCCGGGCCATGGCCAAGGGCAGCAAGTTCGGCCGTAAAGAAGCCGAAGATGCCTGGCAGAACGCCGAAGTTGCCGCATTGTTCCGCCTGGCCGGTGCTGGTGTAAGGGTGCCCAAGCCCTACGACTTCCAGGACGGCGTGCTGTTGATGGAGCTGGTGACCGATGCCGATGGCGACGCGGCCCCGCGCCTGAACGACGTGCACCTGGACGCCGAGGAAGCCCGCACGTTCCACGCTTTTGTCATTCGCCAGATTGTGCTGATGCTATGTGCGGGCCTGGTGCATGGCGACCTGTCCGAGTTCAACGTGCTGCTCGGCCCGGACGGGCCGGTGATCATCGACTTGCCGCAGGCGGTGGATGCAGCCGCCAACAACCACGCTTTCAGCATGCTGCAGCGCGATGTGGACAACATGGCCCATTATTTCGGGCGCTTTGCCCCGGAGCTGAAAAGCACCCGGTATGCGCAGGAGATGTGGGCGTTATTCGAGGCCGGTGATTTGCTGCCCGACAGCCCGTTGACGGGGGTGTTCGAGGATGACGAACATGAAGCTGACGTGACCGGGGTGATGCGCGAGATCGACGCCGCTCGGCTGGATGATGCACGCCGCCGTGCAGCGCGTGACGAGGCTGAGCATGGAGTGGTCAAGGCAGAGGAGCCCACGCCGCCCTGGTTGCAGTGA
- the csiR gene encoding DNA-binding transcriptional regulator CsiR → MEALAPRQNSAFSGYERLKKDIIRGVFKPGEKLLMSALKERYDLGVGPLREALSQLVAEHLVNAISQKGYRVAPMSLDEMNDIYDARANLEAMIIALAIERGDDTWEASVLAHSHTLAKVVEVKTREQRLDVWDERHKAFHTAIASGCGSKHLLQARTYLFDQAERYRHLWLTQTVFSEQALELKRQEHAALVEVILARDAKRASAMMRSHLMTPVPIIAQIMHAEGIGAR, encoded by the coding sequence TTGGAAGCGCTCGCCCCCCGACAAAACTCAGCATTCAGCGGGTATGAGAGGCTCAAGAAGGACATCATCCGTGGCGTGTTCAAGCCCGGCGAAAAGCTGTTGATGAGCGCCCTGAAGGAGCGCTACGACCTGGGCGTGGGCCCGCTGCGCGAAGCGTTGTCGCAACTGGTGGCAGAGCACCTGGTCAATGCCATCAGCCAGAAAGGCTACCGGGTGGCGCCCATGTCGCTGGACGAGATGAACGACATCTACGATGCCCGTGCCAACCTGGAGGCGATGATCATTGCCCTGGCCATCGAGCGCGGCGACGACACCTGGGAAGCGTCAGTGCTGGCCCACTCGCATACCCTGGCCAAGGTGGTGGAAGTGAAAACCCGCGAGCAGCGCCTGGATGTGTGGGACGAGCGGCATAAGGCGTTTCATACCGCCATTGCCTCGGGCTGCGGCTCCAAGCATCTGCTGCAGGCACGCACCTACCTGTTCGACCAGGCCGAGCGCTACCGCCACCTGTGGCTGACGCAGACGGTGTTCTCCGAACAGGCCCTGGAGCTCAAGCGCCAGGAGCATGCGGCGCTGGTCGAGGTGATTCTCGCCCGCGACGCCAAGCGCGCCAGCGCCATGATGCGCTCGCATCTGATGACGCCGGTGCCGATCATTGCGCAGATCATGCATGCCGAAGGTATCGGCGCCCGCTGA
- a CDS encoding AraC family transcriptional regulator → MTNAEDTLYGNTLCEVVVTRKAFADGESFPKHRHDRGQFAFAACGVITVATEAGNWAVPPLRAIWVPARLAHAMQMRGPVIMLNAYICPQAAERVGLPRHCQVFAVSPLVQQLLEKAIEVPAQHPLQGRHACLMGLLLHEIADMPALSLNAPIPEEPRLAQACKAFLAAPSLQTGIDGMAQWACMSRRTFTRQFRLYTGISFIEWRQQACLLDAVVRLGKGEPVTRVAMALGYSSPSAFATVFKRLLGEAPSRYFDTPINGQCSTSLAPPSSLAPISSPNP, encoded by the coding sequence ATGACAAACGCTGAAGACACGCTGTACGGCAACACGCTGTGTGAAGTGGTGGTTACAAGGAAGGCTTTTGCCGACGGCGAATCTTTCCCGAAACACCGTCACGATCGAGGGCAGTTTGCCTTTGCCGCCTGCGGCGTGATCACAGTGGCAACTGAAGCGGGCAACTGGGCTGTGCCGCCGTTGCGGGCCATTTGGGTGCCTGCGCGACTGGCCCATGCAATGCAGATGCGCGGCCCGGTCATCATGCTCAATGCCTACATTTGCCCGCAGGCAGCCGAGCGGGTCGGCCTACCTCGGCATTGCCAGGTCTTCGCCGTTTCCCCATTGGTGCAGCAACTGCTTGAGAAGGCGATCGAAGTGCCTGCCCAGCACCCCCTACAGGGGCGTCATGCCTGCTTGATGGGCTTGCTGCTGCATGAGATTGCCGACATGCCGGCGCTTTCGCTGAATGCGCCGATCCCCGAGGAACCGCGCCTTGCCCAGGCATGCAAGGCGTTTCTGGCGGCACCCTCGCTGCAAACAGGTATCGATGGAATGGCGCAATGGGCATGCATGAGCCGGCGCACGTTCACACGCCAGTTTCGCTTGTACACCGGGATCAGCTTTATCGAATGGCGCCAGCAGGCATGCTTGCTGGATGCCGTGGTTCGGCTTGGAAAGGGTGAGCCCGTCACGCGCGTCGCGATGGCGCTTGGCTACAGCAGCCCGAGCGCCTTTGCGACCGTGTTCAAGCGTCTGCTGGGCGAGGCGCCCAGCCGTTACTTTGATACCCCTATCAATGGGCAATGCAGTACCAGCCTGGCGCCACCCAGCTCGCTGGCGCCTATCTCCAGTCCAAACCCATGA
- the cysS gene encoding cysteine--tRNA ligase, with protein sequence MLTIYNTLSKAKETFKPLDGNKVRMYVCGMTVYDYCHLGHGRSMVAFDLVTRWLRKSGYELTYVRNITDIDDKIINRANENGESFEALTARMIDAMHEDERRLNILPPDQEPRATDHIAGMHAMIQTLIDKGYAYAPGNGDVYYRVGKFVAYGKLSRKKIEDLRIGARIEVDEAKQDPLDFVLWKGVKPGEPSWESPWGPGRPGWHIECSVMSTCCLGESFDIHGGGSDLEFPHHENEIAQSEAATGKQYANAWMHCGMIRINGEKMSKSLNNFFTIRDVLEKYHPEVVRYLLVASHYRSAINYSEDSLRDAKGALERFYHALRGLPRVAAKGGEAFVERFSVAMNDDFGTPEACAVLFDLVREINRLRDSDPQAAAGLAGRLRELGEVLGVLQLEADDFLRAGAEGKVDADEVEGLIQARLQARADKNWAESDRIRDQLTAMGVVLEDSKGSTTWRLAD encoded by the coding sequence GTGCTTACCATTTACAACACCCTGAGCAAAGCGAAGGAAACCTTCAAGCCGCTGGATGGCAACAAGGTGCGCATGTACGTGTGCGGCATGACCGTATACGACTACTGCCACCTGGGCCATGGCCGCAGCATGGTGGCCTTCGACCTGGTCACCCGCTGGCTGCGCAAGAGCGGCTACGAGCTGACTTATGTGCGCAACATCACCGATATCGATGACAAGATCATCAACCGCGCCAACGAGAACGGTGAAAGCTTCGAAGCCCTGACTGCTCGTATGATCGATGCGATGCATGAAGACGAGCGCCGCCTGAACATCCTGCCGCCAGACCAGGAGCCGCGTGCCACCGACCATATCGCCGGCATGCACGCAATGATCCAGACCCTGATCGACAAGGGTTATGCTTACGCCCCGGGCAATGGCGACGTGTACTACCGCGTCGGCAAGTTCGTCGCCTACGGCAAGCTGTCGCGCAAGAAAATCGAAGACCTGCGCATCGGTGCACGCATCGAGGTCGACGAAGCCAAGCAGGACCCGCTGGACTTCGTGCTGTGGAAGGGCGTCAAGCCCGGCGAACCGAGCTGGGAATCGCCATGGGGCCCGGGCCGTCCGGGCTGGCACATCGAGTGCTCGGTGATGTCCACCTGCTGCCTGGGTGAGAGCTTCGACATTCACGGCGGCGGCAGCGACCTGGAATTCCCGCACCACGAGAACGAGATTGCCCAGAGCGAGGCGGCCACTGGCAAGCAGTACGCCAACGCCTGGATGCACTGCGGCATGATCCGGATCAACGGCGAGAAGATGTCGAAGTCGTTGAACAACTTCTTCACCATCCGCGATGTGCTCGAGAAGTACCACCCAGAAGTGGTGCGCTACCTGCTGGTGGCCAGCCACTACCGCAGCGCGATCAACTACTCCGAAGACAGCCTGCGCGACGCCAAGGGCGCGCTTGAGCGCTTCTACCACGCCTTGCGTGGTTTGCCACGGGTGGCGGCCAAGGGCGGCGAGGCGTTTGTCGAGCGTTTCAGTGTGGCGATGAACGACGACTTCGGTACCCCCGAAGCCTGCGCCGTGCTGTTCGACCTGGTGCGGGAAATCAATCGCCTGCGCGACAGCGACCCGCAGGCTGCTGCCGGCCTGGCTGGCCGCCTGCGCGAGCTGGGTGAAGTGCTGGGTGTGCTGCAACTGGAAGCCGATGACTTCCTGCGTGCGGGTGCCGAAGGCAAGGTCGATGCTGACGAGGTGGAAGGCCTGATACAGGCGCGGCTGCAGGCTCGTGCGGACAAGAACTGGGCCGAGTCTGATCGTATTCGCGACCAGCTGACCGCCATGGGTGTGGTACTGGAAGACAGCAAAGGCTCTACTACCTGGCGTCTGGCTGACTGA
- the lhgO gene encoding L-2-hydroxyglutarate oxidase — protein sequence MYDFIIIGGGIVGMSTAMHLIKVYPEAKILLLEKESGPARHQTGHNSGVIHAGVYYTPGSLKARFCLEGNKATKAFCTQHGIRFDECGKLLVATNELEMQRMKALWERTAANGLERYWLSADELREREPNIVGMGGIFVPSSGIVNYAEVTAAMGAEFQRAGGEIRYGAEVIGLQEHASEVVVRTQRDEFRSRFLVTCSGLMADRVVSMLGLRTEFVICPFRGEYYLLPKQHNQIVNHLIYPIPDPSMPFLGVHLTRMIDGTVTVGPNAVLAMKREGYRKTDVSPGDLFQTLTTPGILKVLAKNFRPGLIEMKNSLFKGGYLKQVQKYCPSITKADLTPYPAGVRAQAVSRDGKLIDDFLFVNTARSVNVCNAPSPAATSAIPIGAYIVEKVCEQVTRAGGNAPKADLAARQRAAS from the coding sequence GTGTACGATTTCATCATTATTGGCGGTGGCATTGTGGGCATGTCCACGGCCATGCACCTGATCAAGGTGTACCCGGAGGCGAAGATTCTCCTGCTGGAAAAGGAATCCGGCCCGGCCCGCCACCAGACCGGTCACAACAGCGGCGTTATTCACGCTGGCGTGTACTACACCCCCGGCAGCCTCAAGGCGCGCTTCTGCCTGGAAGGCAACAAGGCCACCAAGGCCTTCTGCACCCAGCACGGCATCCGCTTCGATGAGTGCGGCAAGCTGCTGGTGGCCACCAACGAGCTGGAAATGCAGCGCATGAAAGCGCTGTGGGAGCGTACCGCGGCCAACGGGCTGGAGCGCTATTGGCTGTCGGCAGACGAACTGCGCGAACGCGAGCCCAATATCGTGGGGATGGGGGGCATCTTCGTGCCGTCCAGCGGCATCGTCAATTACGCCGAAGTAACCGCTGCAATGGGCGCAGAATTCCAGCGTGCCGGCGGCGAGATTCGCTATGGCGCAGAGGTGATCGGCCTGCAGGAGCACGCCAGCGAAGTGGTCGTGCGCACTCAGCGCGACGAGTTCCGTAGCCGTTTCCTGGTCACGTGCTCGGGCCTGATGGCCGACCGCGTGGTCAGCATGCTGGGCCTGCGCACCGAGTTTGTCATCTGTCCGTTCCGGGGCGAGTACTACTTGCTGCCCAAACAGCACAACCAGATCGTCAACCACCTGATCTACCCGATTCCCGACCCGTCGATGCCGTTTTTGGGCGTGCACCTGACCCGCATGATCGATGGCACCGTCACGGTTGGCCCCAACGCCGTACTGGCGATGAAGCGCGAGGGCTACCGCAAGACCGATGTCAGCCCCGGCGACCTGTTCCAGACCCTGACCACCCCCGGCATTCTCAAGGTGCTGGCGAAGAACTTCCGCCCAGGCCTGATCGAGATGAAAAACTCGCTGTTCAAGGGCGGGTATCTCAAGCAGGTGCAGAAGTACTGCCCGAGTATCACCAAGGCCGACCTCACGCCTTACCCGGCCGGCGTGCGTGCCCAGGCGGTGTCGCGCGATGGCAAGCTGATCGACGATTTCCTGTTCGTCAACACCGCGCGCAGCGTCAACGTGTGCAACGCACCGTCGCCGGCTGCCACTTCAGCCATCCCGATCGGCGCCTACATCGTCGAGAAGGTGTGTGAGCAGGTCACTCGCGCAGGTGGCAATGCCCCCAAGGCGGACCTGGCGGCCCGCCAGCGGGCGGCCAGCTGA
- the gabP gene encoding GABA permease encodes MQTHKNNLSHGLKSRHVTMLSIAGVIGAGLFVGSGRAIAEAGPATILAYILAGGLVVLVMRMLAEMAVASPDTGSFSTYADLAIGKWAGYTIGWLYWWFWVLIIPIEANIAATIINSWVPQMEIWVLSLVITLLLTATNLFSVKNYGEFEFWLALVKVVAIVAFIALGVCAIFGLLPGSGVSGVSRLWDTGGFMPNGFGAVLSAMLITMFSFLGAEVVTIAAAESSDAGKHISKATNSVIWRITLFYILSIFIVIALVPWTDPRLATEGSYVTVLDTLGVANAKAIIDFVVLTSVTSCLNSSLYTASRMMYSLSCRGDAPTCAQVTSRSGTPVVAVLLSTGAAFLAVIANYLVPAKVFGFLMASSGAIALLVYLVIAVSQLRLRQRLTAQGKTLGYRMWLFPWLTWGVIVFIFSVLVVMLLRPDHRVEVVSTMVLAVLVVCSGLLVTRRRARGVPMNSAGQGV; translated from the coding sequence ATGCAAACCCACAAGAACAATTTGAGTCATGGATTGAAATCACGGCATGTCACCATGCTGTCCATTGCCGGTGTGATCGGCGCCGGCCTGTTCGTCGGCTCTGGTCGTGCCATTGCTGAAGCGGGGCCGGCCACCATCCTGGCCTACATCCTGGCCGGCGGCCTGGTGGTGCTGGTGATGCGCATGCTGGCCGAAATGGCGGTTGCTTCGCCGGATACCGGTTCGTTTTCTACCTATGCCGACCTCGCCATCGGCAAGTGGGCGGGCTATACCATCGGTTGGTTGTACTGGTGGTTCTGGGTACTGATCATTCCCATCGAAGCCAATATTGCCGCCACCATCATCAATTCCTGGGTCCCGCAGATGGAGATCTGGGTCTTGTCGTTGGTGATTACCTTGTTGCTGACGGCCACCAACCTGTTCAGCGTGAAGAACTACGGTGAGTTCGAATTCTGGCTGGCACTGGTAAAAGTGGTGGCCATCGTCGCGTTCATTGCACTGGGTGTGTGCGCCATTTTTGGCCTGTTGCCCGGTTCCGGTGTCAGTGGTGTTTCGCGCCTGTGGGATACCGGCGGTTTCATGCCCAATGGCTTTGGCGCGGTGCTGAGCGCCATGCTGATCACCATGTTCTCGTTCCTCGGCGCCGAGGTGGTGACCATTGCCGCAGCTGAATCCTCTGATGCGGGCAAGCATATTTCCAAGGCCACCAATTCGGTGATCTGGCGGATCACCTTGTTCTATATCCTGTCGATATTCATCGTCATCGCGCTGGTCCCCTGGACTGACCCGCGCCTGGCGACCGAGGGGTCCTATGTCACGGTGCTGGACACCCTGGGCGTGGCGAATGCCAAGGCCATCATCGACTTTGTGGTGCTGACTTCGGTCACCAGTTGCCTGAACTCTTCGCTGTATACCGCTTCGCGCATGATGTACTCGCTGAGCTGTCGCGGTGATGCACCGACCTGTGCCCAGGTGACCAGCCGCAGTGGCACGCCTGTGGTCGCGGTGCTGCTCTCCACCGGTGCGGCGTTTTTGGCAGTGATCGCCAATTACCTGGTGCCGGCCAAGGTATTTGGCTTCCTCATGGCCAGCTCGGGCGCCATCGCCTTGCTGGTGTACCTGGTCATCGCGGTGTCCCAGCTGCGCCTGCGCCAGCGCCTGACCGCACAGGGCAAGACGCTGGGTTACCGCATGTGGCTGTTCCCGTGGCTGACCTGGGGTGTGATCGTGTTCATCTTCAGCGTGCTGGTAGTGATGCTCCTGCGTCCAGATCACCGGGTGGAAGTGGTGTCGACCATGGTGCTGGCGGTGCTGGTGGTATGTTCAGGCTTGCTGGTCACGCGCCGACGGGCGCGCGGCGTGCCGATGAACAGCGCAGGGCAGGGCGTTTGA
- a CDS encoding sensor histidine kinase, producing the protein MPLLNPSKGWSSSTSRLLALYSFLFVAWSSILMGVLYFEVSSYLNKLTRHSMLQRQHLFAHMSGKQLDDALIASQAFEERSFDAYGLFDTQLNPIGGSVRTLPPELRLDGKIHELKRCLDADDPHLPRDSCDAVAIKVQDGRWLVLFRDNGSLFVVTRIILDALLWGISLTLIPGFAGWYLLRRRPLKRIRAIQAQAELIVAGDLTHRLPLSARRDELDMLAAIVNAMLDRIERLMHEVKGVCDNIAHDLRTPLTRLRAQLYRIRQQSDVDSTQAEALDQAIGETDTLMARFRGLLRISELEDRQRRAGFVQLDPHELLVELHDFYLPLAEDGGIHLELHQPAQLPALHGDRELLFEALANLVGNGIKFTPEGGQVRICATHDDTGVHLAIEDSGPGIPEEERTAVLKRFYRSEEGHRHAGFGLGLSIVAAIVDLHGFGLEIGASELGGARLVLHCPLIGVSK; encoded by the coding sequence ATGCCATTGCTGAACCCGTCTAAAGGCTGGAGCTCTTCCACCAGCCGCCTGCTGGCGCTGTACAGTTTTCTGTTCGTGGCCTGGAGCAGCATCCTCATGGGCGTGCTGTACTTCGAGGTGTCCAGCTACCTGAACAAGCTCACCCGCCATTCAATGCTGCAGCGCCAGCATCTGTTCGCACACATGAGCGGCAAGCAGCTGGACGACGCCCTGATTGCCAGCCAGGCCTTCGAAGAACGCAGCTTTGATGCCTATGGCCTGTTCGACACCCAGCTCAACCCGATTGGCGGCAGTGTGCGTACCCTGCCCCCGGAGCTCAGGCTGGACGGCAAGATCCATGAGTTGAAACGCTGCCTGGATGCCGACGACCCACACCTTCCCCGCGACAGCTGCGATGCGGTGGCGATCAAAGTGCAAGATGGCCGCTGGCTTGTACTGTTCCGCGATAACGGCTCACTGTTCGTGGTTACCCGGATCATTCTCGACGCCCTGCTCTGGGGTATCTCCTTGACGCTGATCCCAGGTTTTGCCGGCTGGTACTTGTTGCGCCGCCGGCCGCTAAAGCGTATCCGCGCGATCCAGGCCCAGGCCGAGCTGATCGTTGCCGGCGACCTGACCCACCGTCTGCCCTTGTCGGCCCGGCGCGACGAGCTGGACATGTTGGCCGCCATCGTCAACGCCATGCTCGACCGCATCGAGCGGCTGATGCATGAGGTCAAGGGTGTGTGCGACAACATTGCCCATGACCTGCGTACCCCGCTTACACGCCTGCGTGCCCAGCTGTACCGCATTCGCCAGCAGAGCGACGTCGACTCCACGCAAGCCGAGGCGCTGGACCAGGCCATCGGCGAAACCGACACCCTGATGGCGCGTTTTCGCGGGTTGCTACGCATCAGCGAACTGGAAGATCGCCAGCGCCGGGCCGGCTTCGTCCAGCTTGACCCCCATGAACTGCTGGTCGAACTGCACGACTTCTACCTGCCTTTGGCCGAGGATGGCGGCATCCACCTGGAGTTGCACCAGCCCGCACAGCTGCCGGCACTGCACGGTGACCGCGAACTGCTGTTTGAGGCCCTGGCCAACCTTGTGGGCAACGGTATCAAGTTCACGCCCGAGGGTGGGCAAGTGCGCATTTGCGCAACACACGACGACACCGGTGTGCACCTGGCTATCGAGGACAGCGGGCCGGGCATCCCCGAAGAAGAGCGTACGGCCGTGCTGAAGCGGTTCTATCGCAGCGAGGAAGGTCACCGCCACGCGGGCTTCGGGCTGGGTCTGTCGATCGTTGCCGCGATCGTTGACCTTCATGGGTTTGGACTGGAGATAGGCGCCAGCGAGCTGGGTGGCGCCAGGCTGGTACTGCATTGCCCATTGATAGGGGTATCAAAGTAA
- a CDS encoding EamA family transporter: protein MHRKHMILAVLVTALWGLNFPLTKLGLAHIDPLLLTGLRFALCALPWVFFVKRPKVAVHWLAAYGLIFGVAMWALINLGIAMGVPAGSASLLIQFSAFFTLAWGCLLFRERLTGTQLVGIALAATGLVGILAVSPGKTTTTGLLLLLISALAWSIGNVIIKLSKVKEIFAFVIWASLFAPIPLLSLAWWLHGTAAFVALAAQANAVVVFCLLFQVYAATHFCYWGWNYLLREYPVSRVAPLSLLIPVFGIASSALIVDEVPSGWEWLCIALILSALAVGMKPGRAVLGSKPVAAVH from the coding sequence ATGCACAGAAAACACATGATCCTTGCCGTCCTGGTTACAGCCCTATGGGGCCTCAACTTCCCGCTCACAAAACTGGGTTTGGCCCACATAGACCCACTCCTGCTCACAGGCTTACGCTTCGCACTGTGCGCATTGCCGTGGGTGTTTTTTGTGAAGCGCCCGAAGGTCGCTGTCCATTGGCTAGCTGCATATGGCCTGATCTTTGGCGTAGCGATGTGGGCACTGATCAATCTCGGGATCGCCATGGGGGTGCCAGCCGGCAGCGCCTCGCTACTGATTCAGTTCAGTGCATTTTTTACCCTGGCGTGGGGCTGTTTACTGTTTCGCGAACGCCTGACCGGCACCCAATTGGTCGGCATCGCGCTGGCGGCAACAGGGTTGGTTGGCATTCTGGCAGTAAGCCCCGGCAAAACCACGACCACAGGTTTGCTGCTGCTCTTGATCAGCGCGCTAGCCTGGAGCATCGGCAACGTCATCATCAAGCTGTCAAAGGTGAAGGAGATATTTGCCTTCGTCATATGGGCCAGCCTTTTCGCGCCAATACCTTTGCTGTCGCTGGCCTGGTGGCTGCATGGCACAGCCGCGTTCGTGGCACTGGCAGCGCAGGCGAATGCCGTCGTGGTCTTTTGCCTGTTATTCCAGGTGTATGCCGCAACACACTTTTGCTACTGGGGATGGAATTACCTGTTGCGCGAATACCCAGTGTCCAGGGTAGCGCCGCTTTCGCTGCTGATTCCGGTTTTCGGCATCGCCAGCTCAGCCTTGATCGTGGATGAGGTGCCTAGCGGGTGGGAGTGGCTGTGTATTGCCCTGATCTTATCGGCGCTGGCGGTCGGCATGAAGCCAGGGCGAGCGGTACTGGGCAGCAAACCGGTGGCTGCTGTTCACTAG